From the genome of Uranotaenia lowii strain MFRU-FL chromosome 1, ASM2978415v1, whole genome shotgun sequence, one region includes:
- the LOC129742655 gene encoding uncharacterized protein LOC129742655 produces MVDNGEEGKDPPIREKVISEGRPPDEIDPENISHTPIFGNSSFPSNNESNPSTTNSSVKKANELPEAAPRRRVYQPGSTGPWVVYIRSKPNGKSPNKVRETPAPKADKLEGLIEFGVRVQALCDHIEAANEMEHMSNPSLLQELVAKLPTERKMMWAAYRRCLSVVNLKTFSAYMTEVVQDALTVVNYEPETRVKEVIRDRTKPKGFVNSHTLESGDHTEIPEEPTVTNKAGPFKHFDCAHCEKPGHRLYECGEFKRLSVDDRWRRIRALRICQNCLYGHGRRSCRRSSQCDINGCQNRHHYLLHSPKTSNENDKDLVVAEHHTHRFLPSSSLFRIVPVKLYGKHETLDTFAFLDEGSDLTLIERNVATTLGIRGSPQALCLRWTGSMTRTEKNSERITMEISGNQNAKRYRFNARTVENLGLPSQHLQAEEMVQKYKHLSGIPLTSYRDAKPKILIGIDNLSLAVPLRTREKDGIAAVKTRLGWCVYGSASTEKDEAYNFNVCNCTCDRDLQESVKLMYEVDAVGVKPREIPLSPEEERALYLLKTTTKSVDNFFETGLLWRNDHIEFPDSYPMALSRLEGLERRMAQKPELGENVRRQIREYVEKGYAHRATKMELDQADPRRIWYLPLGLVTNPKKPSKVRMIWDAAAKVDGISLNSMLLKGPDQLASLVAILFRFRQFYVAVSSDIKEMFHQIRIRDDDKHSQRFLWRENPTEGPTVYLMDVCTFGSTCSPASAQFVKNLNATNHADLYPEASRAIQFDTYVDDYLSSFSSQEEAAKTAVEVRLVNKNGGFQLHHWRSNSTIVMEALNEKQVIEKKNLSSLDNTDTERVLGLLWDPSTDELSFSTDMKPEVRILIAQNIKPTKRQVLRCVMSLYDPLGVLAPYIIHGRILIQDLWRAKTTWDEQIPDEAFERWTQWFCVIEHIAKIRIPRCYFPNANRGTYDNVELHAFVDASEVAYCCVIYFRTLNPNLESQCSLITANAKVAPLKPWSIPRLELQACVWGARQTKFVQENHSVPISRTILWTDSMTALSWINADPRNYRPFVSNRIVEIQELTSECEWKWIPSKLNPADEATKWGTGPYFTQDSFWFSGPDFLKLPESDWPFLKGTPTTTTEEIRASVLHHTLDQPLVEYENFSSWEKLQRTYAFILRFAKNAKKNNPKQRGHLQQNELREAEEEIFRQIQKEAFADEIATLEKGLPIGASRKLVNKESKIYKMIPQLDDRGLLRQNSRIEAAKDFPYSVRYPIILPNNHRVTELLADRYHRIFRHGNSETVVNEMRQVYAIPGLRVLAKRVSKECQWCKIRRAKPSIPPMAPLPLARLAHHERAFTFTGLDYFGPLLVKVGRASIKRWIALFTCLTTRAVHLEVAHFLTTASCISCVKRFVGRRGTPYEFFTDNGTNFQGAERVLREQISQGLSATFTSSDTKWTFIPPGAPHMGGAWERLVQSVKRAMDYAFNEEKLDEEGLMTLVVEVESMVNTRPLTYLPIESEESEALTPNHFLLLSSNGAKTTWVDKKSRSDQKAKLGCAELRHLLGRSWDNIQNQLDKFWERWIKEYLPVIRRQSKWFEDSRQLDEGDVVMVIDPTKRNGWERGRILRLIHNPDGRARQAVVRTTSGEHKRPVSRLALLDVKGRTIPEDTETHQGETVAEQTATLATLA; encoded by the exons ATGGTTGACAACGGCGAGGAAGGCAAAGATCCTCCCATTCGGGAGAAAGTTATTTCGGAGGGCAGACCTCCCGACGAAATAGACCCTGAAAACATATCCCACACACCAAT ATTCGGCAACTCTTCTTTTCCCTCGAATAATGAAAGTAATCCATCAACAACAAACTCCTCTGTTAAAAAGGCTAACGAGTTGCCTGAAGCTGCCCCTCGCCGTCGGGTTTACCAACCTGGATCGACGGGACCTTGGGTGGTTTACATCCGGTCCAAACCGAATGGGAAATCACCCAAT aaagttCGAGAAACTCCTGCTCCAAAGGCGGACAAATTAGAAGGGCTGATCGAATTTGGCGTGAGAGTGCAAGCTTTGTGCGATCACATAGAAGCAGCAAACGAAATGGAGCATATGTCAAATCCTTCGCTTCTTCAGGAACTCGTTGCCAAGCTACCGACAGAGCGAAAAATGATGTGGGCCGCGTACAGGCGCTGTCTCTCAGTAGTAAACCTGAAAACATTCAGTGCTTACATGACCGAAGTAGTACAAGATGCATTGACAGTGGTAAACTACGAACCAGAAACCAGAGTGAAAGAAGTCATCCGCGATAGAACGAAACCGAAGGGATTTGTCAACTCTCATACTTTGGAATCTGGCGACCACACCGAAATTCCTGAAGAGCCGACAGTAACCAATAAGGCGGGACCGTTCAAACACTTCGATTGTGCTCATTGTGAAAAACCCGGCCATCGACTTTATGAATGCGGCGAGTTTAAAAGACTTAGTGTTGACGATCGATGGAGGAGAATCCGTGCACTGCGAATATGTCAAAACTGCCTGTATGGTCATGGGAGGAGATCATGCCGCAGGAGCAGCCAATGCGATATCAACGGGTGTCAAAACCGTCACCATTATCTCTTGCATTCCCCTAAAACTTCAAACGAGAATGACAAAGACTTAGTCGTAGCGGAACACCACACGCACCGATTTCTGCCGTCATCCTCGCTCTTCCGAATTGTTCCAGTTAAGCTCTATGGTAAACACGAAACGTTAGACACCTTCGCATTCCTAGACGAAGGATCAGACCTTACGCTTATCGAAAGAAACGTAGCCACCACTCTGGGAATTCGTGGTAGCCCACAAGCTTTGTGTCTTCGATGGACCGGTAGTATGACTCGCACTGAGAAAAATTCTGAGCGTATAACAATGGAAATCTCCGGTAATCAAAACGCTAAAAGATATCGATTCAACGCAAGAACCGTGGAAAATCTAGGATTACCTTCTCAACACCTCCAAGCTGAGGAAATGGTTCAGAAATATAAACATCTGTCGGGCATACCATTAACTAGCTACCGGGACGCGAAACCTAAAATACTTATAGGTATCGACAACCTAAGTTTGGCGGTTCCTTTGAGGACAAGGGAAAAGGATGGAATAGCTGCGGTTAAAACAAGACTTGGTTGGTGTGTCTATGGCTCGGCCTCAACAGAAAAGGATGAGGCATACAATTTCAACGTATGTAACTGCACATGCGACCGTGATCTCCAGGAATCCGTTAAGCTAATGTACGAAGTCGACGCTGTGGGCGTTAAACCCAGGGAGATTCCCCTATCTCCTGAAGAAGAACGCGCACTCTACCTATTGAAAACAACCACCAAATCTGTAGACAACTTTTTCGAAACCGGACTCCTGTGGAGAAACGATCACATCGAATTCCCCGATAGCTACCCTATGGCACTTAGCAGACTGGAGGGACTGGAACGAAGAATGGCCCAAAAACCGGAGTTAGGTGAAAATGTTCGTCGACAAATACGTGAATACGTGGAAAAAGGATATGCCCATCGTGCAACGAAAATGGAATTGGACCAAGCAGACCCCAGAAGAATCTGGTACTTACCGTTAGGTCTCGTGACCAACCCAAAGAAACCCTCAAAGGTACGCATGATCTGGGATGCGGCGGCCAAAGTGGACGGCATCTCCCTTAACAGTATGCTACTAAAAGGCCCCGACCAGCTCGCTTCCCTCGTGGCAATACTGTTCCGCTTTCGACAATTTTATGTGGCTGTTAGCTCTGACATTAAAGAAATGTTTCATCAAATCCGTATCCGGGATGATGATAAACATTCTCAGCGATTTTTATGGCGAGAAAACCCTACGGAAGGACCTACGGTTTACCTTATGGATGTGTGCACATTTGGGAGCACCTGTTCTCCGGCCTCCGCGCAGTTTGTGAAGAACTTGAACGCTACTAATCATGCCGACCTTTATCCGGAAGCCTCGAGAGCGATCCAATTTGATACCTACGTGGACGACTATCTATCGAGTTTCAGTTCGCAAGAAGAAGCAGCCAAAACTGCCGTCGAAGTTCGTCTGGTTAACAAAAATGGAGGGTTCCAGCTACACCACTGGAGATCGAACAGCACGATTGTGATGGAGGCGTTAAACGAAAAACAAGTTATCGAGAAGAAGAATCTTAGTTCGCTGGATAATACCGATACAGAAAGGGTGCTGGGTCTACTCTGGGACCCCTCTACGGATGAATTAAGTTTTTCTACTGATATGAAACCCGAAGTTAGGATCCTCATCGCACAGAATATAAAACCTACAAAACGACAAGTTCTACGCTGCGTCATGTCTCTGTACGACCCACTAGGAGTTCTAGCACCATACATCATTCATGGAAGAATTTTGATCCAGGACTTATGGCGTGCAAAAACCACCTGGGATGAGCAAATCCCCGACGAAGCCTTTGAACGATGGACACAGTGGTTTTGTGTCATAGAGCACATAGCAAAAATTCGTATTCCTAGATGCTACTTTCCTAACGCTAACCGTGGAACCTACGATAACGTAGAGTTGCATGCCTTCGTCGACGCTAGCGAGGTTGCTTATTGTTGCGTTATATATTTCAGAACACTGAACCCTAACCTCGAATCGCAATGCAGCCTAATCACAGCCAATGCCAAAGTAGCACCACTCAAACCATGGTCCATACCACGCCTCGAACTTCAAGCGTGCGTGTGGGGTGCTCGCCAGACAAAGTTCGTGCAAGAAAACCATAGTGTACCGATATCGAGAACCATACTGTGGACAGACTCGATGACGGCACTGTCCTGGATAAATGCTGACCCTCGAAATTACCGGCCGTTCGTTTCCAACAGAATCGTTGAGATTCAGGAGTTAACATCAGAATGTGAATGGAAATGGATTCCAAGTAAATTAAACCCCGCTGATGAAGCGACAAAGTGGGGAACCGGACCCTACTTTACACAAGATAGTTTTTGGTTTAGTGGGCCTGACTTTCTAAAATTACCCGAAAGTGATTGGCCGTTTTTGAAAGGGACTCCCACGACAACCACCGAAGAAATCCGCGCATCCGTTCTGCATCATACTCTTGATCAACCTTTGGTCGAATATGAAAACTTCAGCTCGTGGGAAAAACTACAACGAACGTACGCTTTCATTTTGCGATTtgcaaaaaatgccaaaaaaaataaccccaaaCAAAGGGGTCATCTCCAACAAAACGAACTACGAGAAGCAGAAGAGGAAATCTTTAGGCAGATTCAAAAGGAAGCTTTTGCAGATGAAATAGCGACCCTTGAAAAAGGTTTACCAATAGGAGCAAGTCGGAAGCTGGTCAACAAGGAAAGCAAAATCTATAAAATGATACCCCAGTTAGACGACCGCGGACTTCTGCGTCAAAATAGTCGAATTGAAGCTGCGAAGGACTTCCCATACAGTGTACGTTACCCGATAATTCTGCCAAATAACCATCGAGTCACTGAACTTCTTGCTGATCGTTATCATCGCATCTTTCGCCACGGCAACTCGGAAACGGTTGTAAATGAAATGAGACAAGTCTACGCAATTCCTGGACTGCGGGTGTTGGCTAAAAGAGTAAGTAAAGAATGTCAGTGGTGCAAAATACGTCGGGCAAAACCTTCGATACCCCCTATGGCTCCGCTACCATTAGCCCGCTTAGCACATCACGAGCGAGCATTCACGTTCACGGGCCTTGATTACTTTGGCCCTTTACTTGTTAAAGTAGGAAGGGCTAGCATTAAACGCTGGATAGCTCTTTTTACGTGCTTGACCACTAGAGCCGTACACCTAGAGGTCGCCCACTTCCTTACAACCGCTTCATGTATCTCATGCGTTAAACGCTTCGTCGGTCGCCGTGGTACGCCGTACGAGTTTTTCACAGATAATGGTACCAACTTCCAAGGAGCAGAACGTGTCCTTAGAGAACAGATAAGCCAAGGCCTGTCTGCTACGTTTACCAGCAGCGATACTAAATGGACGTTCATACCACCGGGAGCTCCACATATGGGAGGCGCCTGGGAGCGTCTTGTCCAATCGGTTAAGCGCGCCATGGACTATGCTTTCAACGAGGAAAAGCTTGATGAAGAGGGGTTGATGACACTAGTTGTGGAAGTTGAGAGTATGGTGAACACTAGACCACTGACTTACTTACCAATTGAATCGGAAGAGTCAGAGGCATTAACTCCTAACCACTTTCTGCTACTAAGTTCAAACGGAGCCAAAACCACTTGGGTAGATAAAAAATCCCGTTCAGATCAGAAAGCCAAATTAGGTTGCGCAGAACTTAGACACCTACTAGGCCGCTCATGGGATAATATCCAGAACCAACTGGATAAATTCTGGGAGCGTTGGATCAAGGAATACCTTCCAGTAATAAGACGACAGTCAAAGTGGTTCGAGGACTCCAGGCAGTTGGACGAAGGAGACGTCGTGATGGTGATTGACCCTACAAAGCGCAATGGATGGGAACGAGGCAGAATTCTTCGATTGATACACAACCCAGATGGACGTGCAAGGCAAGCTGTGGTACGAACAACTAGTGGCGAGCACAAACGTCCGGTGTCGCGACTGGCATTATTAGATGTTAAAGGTCGTACGATTCCGGAAGATACCGAAACGCACCAGGGGGAGACTGTCGCCGAACAAACAGCAACATTGGCGACACTGGCGTGA
- the LOC129738485 gene encoding uncharacterized protein LOC129738485: MKLPLPKYSWLPVLATWLLLVLVVSPPRLVRTEALTAAGVIQVVHLTKEVVSSILETWDIIEEVGDVHLPFKRNKDEKILKRMYELSQQIQASENQIINNAEVTMGMLIRQLAFESKVENFMQELADLMNRLSHREQLMRSYLESDEKVERLTLEDFARSTVAQDASSVPELLARINLLVAGSKDLPFREAGLLELLMRATYVSILLFIFLKETQTYRII, translated from the exons ATGAAACTACCGCTACCAAAATACTCATGGCTGCCGGTGCTGGCCACCTGGCTTCTGCTGGTCCTCGTCGTTAGCCCACCTCGCCTGGTTCGGACCGAAGCCCTTACGGCTGCCGGTGTCATTCAGGTGGTCCATCTCACCAAGGAAGTCGTCTCCAGCATCCTGGAAACGTGGGACATCATCGAGGAGGTCGGCGACGTTCATCTGCCCTTCAAACGGAACAAGGATGAAAAAATCCTCAAACGAATGTACGAATTGAGCCAGCAGATCCAGGCTAGTGAGAATCAG ATCATCAACAACGCAGAGGTTACGATGGGCATGCTGATCCGTCAGCTGGCGTTTGAATCGAAGGTGGAGAATTTTATGCAGGAGCTGGCCGATCTCATGAATCGGCTTAGCCACCGGGAGCAGCTGATGCGATCGTACCTGGAATCGGACGAGAAGGTCGAGCGGCTTACGTTGGAAGATTTCGCCCGCAGTACGGTGGCACAGGACGCAAGCAGCGTTCCGGAACTGTTGGCCCGCATCAATTTGCTGGTGGCTGGCTCGAAGGATCTGCCCTTCCGAGAGGCCGGTCTTCTGGAGCTGTTAATGCGCGCCACCTATGTAAGTATTCTCCTgttcatttttttgaaagaaacgcAAACATACAGGATCATTTGA